In one window of Gemmatimonadota bacterium DNA:
- a CDS encoding sugar phosphate isomerase/epimerase: MFKNLNPGMIGIHASLAEALDMAAQYGFGGVDLNLPDVAELARETSVEEVRGLFARAGYRPGNWGLPIEWHGTREKWTDELTRLRRYAALARDIGAQRTTAVVMPWSDDRTFDENYAFHVERLKPVAEILAEHDCRFGLEFIGPETLRQGKKHAFIYTMDGMLALCRDLGPNVGLLLDLWHWYTSHGTWDDLARLENDDVVNVHVNDAPAGVPADEQIDNKRCLPGETGVLDIARFLKALDAMGYDGPVTAEPFSARVNALAPQDALRETSEAMHRAWASAGIA, from the coding sequence TTCCCTGGCCGAAGCGCTGGATATGGCTGCGCAGTACGGTTTCGGCGGCGTCGACCTAAACCTGCCTGACGTGGCCGAATTGGCCCGGGAGACTTCTGTCGAGGAGGTCCGCGGTCTGTTTGCGAGGGCAGGTTACCGTCCCGGTAACTGGGGATTGCCGATCGAATGGCACGGCACCAGGGAGAAGTGGACAGATGAACTGACCCGGCTTCGCCGGTATGCCGCCCTGGCAAGGGACATTGGCGCACAAAGGACGACCGCCGTGGTCATGCCCTGGTCGGATGATCGGACCTTCGACGAGAACTACGCCTTCCACGTGGAGCGGCTGAAGCCCGTGGCGGAGATCCTCGCGGAGCACGACTGCCGGTTCGGCCTGGAGTTCATCGGACCGGAAACGCTTCGCCAGGGCAAAAAGCACGCGTTCATCTATACAATGGACGGCATGCTGGCGCTATGCCGTGACCTTGGTCCCAACGTGGGCCTGCTGCTGGACCTTTGGCACTGGTACACGTCCCACGGCACCTGGGATGACCTCGCGCGGCTGGAAAACGACGACGTGGTCAACGTGCACGTCAACGACGCGCCGGCCGGGGTCCCGGCGGACGAGCAGATCGACAACAAGCGTTGCCTGCCCGGCGAGACCGGCGTCCTCGACATAGCCCGGTTCCTCAAGGCGCTGGACGCCATGGGCTACGACGGACCGGTCACGGCCGAGCCATTCAGCGCGCGGGTAAACGCCCTGGCCCCGCAGGACGCCCTGCGGGAGACGTCCGAGGCCATGCATCGGGCATGGGCATCGGCCGGTATCGCGTAG
- a CDS encoding thiamine pyrophosphate-binding protein, which produces MPVMNGGEALVRSMHANGVEVVFGLPGAGQYEAIDAIYRQEGMRYITTRNEQAISYMADGYARVSGKPGVGIAVEGPGFFNTTAGLATAFAQSSPVLLVTGDHHGVSLPGRPRHDSLGDYGAYSKWAGRAESPGDIPGLVREAFRQLSTPRKRPVVLEIGPHVFRAEEEVRLLEAASYSPAAGDADQLAHAARLLAESERPLLWVGAGASEGAPLVRKIAEHLGSPVVSSRSGKGILPARHPLSLGMFEARFKPLKDRVDDCDVILAVGTATDLSARLDGQTVIRIDDDPDEINQDGSHTHGILGDAALSLEVLYENLAGLSGPGPNVTEDIQAINAHRFGPAEQLQPQGAFMDAMCAAIPDDGIFVGGMNQMGYYGRNYYHAQSPRGYQTSSHHGTLGSVFPVGIGLKIGRPDRAVVVVSGDGGILYNLQELATAVQYGINIVAVVFNDNAYGNVLRAQLEEFDGRVIGTELHNPDFVKLAEAYGARGVMVADPSQLEAAVGEAVAADAPTLIEVPIGPWERKY; this is translated from the coding sequence ATGCCCGTCATGAACGGCGGCGAGGCCCTCGTCCGGTCCATGCACGCCAACGGCGTCGAGGTCGTCTTCGGACTGCCCGGCGCCGGCCAGTACGAAGCCATCGACGCGATCTACCGGCAGGAGGGCATGCGGTATATCACCACGCGGAACGAACAAGCGATCAGCTACATGGCCGACGGCTACGCCCGTGTGAGCGGCAAGCCGGGCGTGGGCATCGCGGTCGAAGGCCCCGGGTTCTTCAACACCACAGCCGGACTGGCCACCGCTTTCGCACAGTCCTCCCCCGTACTGCTGGTTACCGGAGACCACCACGGCGTGTCTTTACCCGGCCGGCCCCGGCACGACAGCCTGGGTGACTACGGCGCCTATTCGAAGTGGGCGGGCCGTGCGGAATCGCCCGGCGACATCCCCGGCCTGGTCCGGGAGGCCTTCCGCCAGCTCAGCACTCCGCGGAAACGGCCCGTCGTCCTGGAGATCGGCCCTCACGTATTCAGGGCCGAGGAGGAGGTCCGCCTGCTGGAAGCGGCGTCGTACTCGCCCGCGGCGGGCGACGCCGACCAGCTGGCGCACGCGGCCCGGCTGCTGGCGGAATCGGAACGGCCGCTGCTCTGGGTCGGCGCCGGGGCGTCGGAAGGCGCGCCTTTGGTCCGGAAGATCGCCGAGCACCTGGGCAGCCCGGTCGTCAGCAGTCGCAGCGGGAAGGGCATCCTTCCGGCACGGCATCCGCTTTCGCTGGGGATGTTCGAGGCACGGTTCAAGCCGCTGAAGGACCGGGTGGACGACTGCGACGTGATCCTGGCCGTGGGCACGGCGACCGACCTGAGCGCGCGACTGGATGGGCAGACGGTGATCCGGATCGACGACGACCCCGACGAGATCAACCAGGACGGAAGCCATACCCACGGCATCCTGGGCGACGCCGCGCTGAGCCTGGAGGTCCTGTACGAAAACCTGGCCGGCCTGTCAGGCCCCGGGCCCAACGTCACCGAGGACATCCAGGCGATCAATGCCCACCGCTTCGGTCCGGCGGAACAACTCCAGCCCCAGGGCGCTTTCATGGACGCCATGTGCGCGGCGATTCCAGATGACGGTATCTTCGTGGGCGGGATGAACCAGATGGGATACTACGGCCGGAACTACTACCATGCCCAATCCCCGAGGGGATACCAAACTTCCTCCCACCACGGCACGCTGGGCAGCGTGTTCCCCGTCGGCATCGGTCTCAAGATCGGACGCCCCGACCGCGCGGTCGTCGTGGTCTCCGGCGACGGCGGCATCCTCTACAACCTCCAGGAACTCGCCACGGCCGTGCAGTACGGCATCAACATCGTGGCCGTCGTCTTCAACGACAACGCCTACGGTAACGTGTTGCGGGCCCAGTTGGAAGAGTTCGACGGCCGCGTCATCGGCACCGAACTCCACAACCCGGATTTCGTGAAACTGGCCGAAGCCTATGGCGCAAGGGGGGTGATGGTCGCGGACCCGTCACAGCTGGAAGCGGCCGTGGGCGAGGCCGTTGCGGCGGACGCCCCGACACTGATCGAGGTGCCGATAGGGCCCTGGGAGCGAAAGTACTAG
- a CDS encoding histidinol-phosphatase, translating to MASSPDRVSVHGGHSGEFCDHAEDSLEEIVRAYIDHGYTWVGITEHMPPERDALSYPDELAAGLNAVDQQARFARYMAVCRRLRDKYASQIRVLVAFETEAYRGYESWVPDVREECKPDYIVGSVHQINDELFDGSPDWYQAAADTVGGVDELYCAYFDRQFEMITKLRPEVIGHFDLVRIFDPDYRARLVKPFVWDRVVRNLEAIRDLGSILDYNLAALKKGQAEPYVSRPVLEQALKMGIAVVPGDDSHGVGNVDRHWDEGIGFLREAGCDLNWKCPA from the coding sequence ATGGCCTCATCCCCCGATCGCGTTTCCGTCCACGGCGGCCACAGCGGTGAGTTCTGCGATCACGCGGAGGACTCGCTGGAGGAGATCGTACGGGCCTACATCGACCATGGATACACCTGGGTGGGCATCACCGAGCACATGCCGCCGGAGCGGGACGCACTGAGCTACCCCGACGAACTGGCTGCCGGGTTGAACGCCGTCGATCAGCAGGCGAGATTCGCCAGGTACATGGCGGTCTGCCGCCGACTCCGGGACAAGTACGCGTCGCAGATCAGGGTCCTGGTAGCCTTCGAAACGGAGGCGTACCGCGGGTATGAAAGCTGGGTACCCGACGTGAGGGAGGAATGCAAGCCCGATTACATCGTGGGTTCCGTGCACCAGATCAACGACGAGTTGTTCGATGGATCGCCGGATTGGTACCAGGCCGCGGCGGATACGGTCGGAGGCGTGGACGAGTTGTACTGCGCGTACTTCGACCGTCAGTTCGAAATGATCACGAAGCTGCGTCCCGAGGTGATCGGCCACTTCGATCTGGTCAGGATCTTCGACCCCGATTACAGGGCGCGCCTCGTCAAGCCCTTCGTGTGGGACCGGGTCGTGCGCAACCTGGAGGCGATTCGCGATCTCGGTTCGATCCTGGACTACAACCTGGCCGCGCTTAAGAAAGGCCAGGCCGAGCCCTACGTCTCCAGGCCGGTACTCGAGCAAGCGCTGAAAATGGGAATTGCCGTGGTACCCGGGGACGATTCCCACGGTGTAGGCAACGTCGACCGCCACTGGGACGAGGGGATTGGTTTCCTGCGGGAAGCGGGGTGTGATTTGAACTGGAAATGTCCTGCGTGA